In Malus sylvestris chromosome 15, drMalSylv7.2, whole genome shotgun sequence, a single genomic region encodes these proteins:
- the LOC126601434 gene encoding uncharacterized protein LOC126601434, whose amino-acid sequence MGKNTQSASSDPDVVAAAVDVRHEHLRNQVEDVCDTIAILENQQASFQKSLDQLSDSNTAFQTTMTSQFASFQTVLLEELRHLKSALPPTPTTTVSPTPTPAPAVHPNPTPNPRASTSNLQPSFCSLFPAPSSSPLGLGLSNPPNLNPLPTYTPSTRPTLSPITITPRPAHSQPNPASSSHYSPHPYTHTHPTPFTSHSFHISPSPTPPSTHHTQPPPYTAQHPPNTFKPIKLELPHFTGEDPYGWLAMAERYLDYYEVPPQQWVLVAACNFGADASIWMRGFEQRHGRDNWGLFVDLLLQRFGGGDRANIESQLTHIQQKTTVDDYLAEFTRLSCRVTDWTENQLKHVFLGGLKEDIRHDILALEPESLHQAQKLAKIFETKLHSKRSTRPNFPRSFLTNNISAPSSFSSPTPPITTKQPLLPHSAFRRLTPTEVQDKRRKNECFSCHEQYSPTHKCKTPLLILLDPTLPEDDSSTFHDCQDDNHTAEEPSCHMLELFSIPGINIGRPMRLHGSISSKPIIVLIDSGAACNFMNPHIADQLGLPVHPIAPVKFTTAANDRYSSKRVTGVSLQIQDYTFTGSFILLDVPGCDLILGAEWLESLGFIGWHFKQKTMVFSVGGRTYTLQGLTPSSSLFPTCLQMEKLLDNPYTLLASITSPNSNPTPPRDTHPAIFSLLHKYKHLFTTPSGLPPERPINHKIPLLPDTKPINVRPYRYPHCQKAEIEKQVQEFLNSEVIRPTSSPFSSPVLLVKKKDNTWRLCIDYRTLNAATVKDRFPIPVVDELLDELHGATIFSKLDLRSGYHQIRMHADDIAKTAFRTHEGHYEFTVMPFGLSNAPATFQSLMNSIFRPYLRKFVLVFFDDILVYSPSVASHLSHLETIFEILSEHSLKVKLSKCSFGKDRVDYLGHVISGEGVAVDQSKIQAITSWPQPTSLKSLRGFLRLTGYYRKFVKHYGLIAKPLTNMLKQGGFLWSPESTTAFQALKNMLATAPVLALPDFSKQFVVETDASGTGIGAVLSQDGHPIAYLSKALSGRNLGLSTYDK is encoded by the coding sequence ATGGGCAAAAACACACAATCCGCTAGCTCTGACCCCGACGTCGTCGCCGCTGCGGTGGATGTTCGTCACGAGCACCTCCGTAACCAAGTCGAGGATGTCTGTGACACAATCGCCATTCTGGAAAATCAGCAAGCTTCATTCCAGAAATCCTTGGACCAACTCAGCGATTCCAACACAGCTTTCCAAACCACCATGACCTCCCAGTTCGCATCCTTTCAAACCGTACTGTTAGAGGAGCTGCGCCACCTTAAATCAGCCCTCCCACCAACCCCGACCACTACCGTCTCACCCACTCCCACCCCAGCACCCGCCGTCCACCCAAACCCCACCCCCAACCCCAGAGCCTCCACCTCCAATTTGCAACCCTCTTTCTGCTCCCTCTTCCCCGCACCAAGTTCTTCTCCCTTGGGCCTGGGTCTCTCTAACCCACCCAACCTCAACCCACTCCCTACCTACACCCCCTCAACCCGGCCCACACTATCCCCTATTACTATCACACCCAGGCCGGCCCACTCGCAACCCAACCCAGCTTCTTCCTCTCATTACTCACCGCACCCCTACACCCACACCCACCCAACACCATTTACTTCGCACTCCTTCCATATTTCCCCGTCCCCCACCCCTCCTTCTACTCACCACACCCAACCACCACCATACACTGCCCAACACCCTCCCAACACCTTCAAACCCATCAAACTAGAACTCCCGCATTTCACTGGGGAAGACCCTTACGGGTGGTTGGCCATGGCGGAACGATATCTCGACTATTACGAGGTCCCCCCTCAACAATGGGTCCTTGTTGCAGCTTGTAATTTTGGTGCAGATGCTTCTATTTGGATGAGGGGTTTTGAACAAAGGCACGGCAGAGATAATTGGGGTTTATTTGTTGACTTGTTGCTTCAACGTTTTGGTGGTGGTGACCGCGCAAACATTGAATCCCAGCTTACTCATATTCAACAAAAGACTACTGTTGATGACTATCTGGCAGAGTTCACACGGCTTTCTTGCAGGGTCACTGATTGGACTGAAAACCAATTGAAACATGTGTTTCTGGGCGGGTTAAAGGAGGACATACGTCATGACATCCTTGCTCTCGAACCTGAATCTCTCCATCAAGCCCAGAAATTAGCCAAAATTTTTGAAACTAAGCTGCACTCCAAACGTTCTACCCGCCCCAATTTTCCCCGCTCCTTCCTCACAAATAACATCTCTGCTCCTTCCTCTTTCTCCAGTCCGACACCACCCATCACTACAAAACAACCCCTCCTGCCCCATAGCGCATTCAGGCGCCTTACACCAACTGAAGTACAGGACAAACGGCGCAAAAACGAATGTTTTAGCTGCCATGAACAATACTCTCCCACCCACAAATGCAAAACCCCACTCCTCATATTGCTTGACCCAACTCTGCCTGAGGACGATTCCTCCACATTTCACGATTGCCAAGATGACAACCATACAGCCGAGGAACCCTCTTGTCACATGCTTGAACTGTTTTCCATCCCGGGTATCAATATTGGTCGACCTATGAGACTGCACGGTTCCATCTCCTCTAAACCCATCATTGTCCTCATCGATTCGGGAGCTGCATGCAACTTCATGAACCCCCACATTGCTGATCAACTAGGTTTACCGGTACATCCAATTGCCCCCGTGAAATTCACAACAGCAGCAAATGATCGTTATTCATCCAAACGTGTCACGGGTGTATCGCTCCAAATACAGGACTACACTTTCACTGGGTCTTTTATCTTACTGGATGTACCCGGTTGTGACCTCATTTTAGGTGCTGAATGGTTGGAATCTCTAGGGTTCATTGGCTGGCATTTCAAACAGAAAACCATGGTTTTTTCAGTGGGCGGGCGAACCTACACATTACAAGGCTTAACACCCTCCTCCTCATTGTTCCCTACCTGCCTCCAAATGGAAAAATTACTGGACAACCCGTACACTCTCTTAGCCTCCATCACTTCCCCAAACAGCAACCCTACCCCACCCAGGGACACACATCCAGCCATTTTCTCCCTCCTCCACAAATACAAGCACCTTTTCACCACCCCGTCGGGACTTCCACCCGAAAGACCCATCAACCACAAAATACCCCTACTCCCCGATACCAAGCCCATCAATGTTAGACCATATCGTTATCCTCATTGTCAAAAGGCTGAGATAGAAAAGCAGGTGCAGGAATTTTTAAATTCAGAGGTTATCCGCCCAACTTCCAGTCCATTCTCTTCTCCTGTCCTCCTGGTCAAGAAAAAAGACAATACATGGCGCCTCTGTATTGATTACCGTACTTTAAATGCAGCCACTGTCAAAGATCGTTTTCCAATACCGGTTGTCGATGAACTGCTTGATGAATTACATGGCgccaccattttttcaaaactgGACCTCCGATCAGGTTACCATCAAATCCGAATGCACGCCGATGACATCGCCAAGACAGCCTTCCGCACCCATGAAGGCCACTACGAATTCACGGTAATGCCATTCGGCTTATCAAATGCCCCTGCCACATTTCAATCCTTAATGAATTCGATTTTCCGTCCGTACTTACGAAAATTTGTCTTAGTTTTTTTTGATGACATACTTGTCTATAGTCCTTCCGTCGCATCTCACCTCTCCCATTTGGAGACAATTTTCGAGATTCTTTCTGAACACAGCTTGAAGGTTAAACTAAGCAAGTGCTCATTCGGCAAGGACCGAGTTGATTACTTAGGTCATGTAATTTCTGGAGAAGGTGTTGCTGTGGATCAATCCAAGATACAGGCCATCACCTCCTGGCCACAACCAACATCCCTTAAAAGTCTTCGCGGTTTCCTCAGATTAACAGGCTATTACAGAAAATTCGTGAAACACTACGGACTCATTGCCAAGCCCTTAACCAACATGCTCAAACAAGGAGGCTTTCTGTGGTCACCAGAATCCACTACGGCCTTCCAAGCTTTGAAGAATATGTTAGCCACAGCACCAGTCCTTGCTTTACCAGATTTTTCCAAGCAGTTCGTGGTCGAAACGGATGCATCGGGCACGGGTATTGGAGCTGTTTTAAGCCAAGATGGACATCCAATTGCATACCTTAGCAAAGCTCTCTCGGGGCGTAACCTTGGACTGTCGACCTATGACAAATAA
- the LOC126602511 gene encoding ATP-dependent 6-phosphofructokinase 6-like, whose product MGDSNPAGNVQMKVVKGDFGYVLEDVPHLSDYLSDLPTYPNPLRFNPAYSVVKQYFVNVDDTVAQKIVVHTDSPRGTHFRRAGPRQKVYFNPAEVHACIVTCGGLCPGLNTVIREIVCGLYHMYGVSKVLGIDGGYKGFYARNTVTLTPKVVNDIHKRGGTIIGTSRGGHDTAKIVDSIQDRGINHVYIIGGDGTQKGAAVIYEEIRRRGLKVSVAGIPKTIDNDIPVIDRSFGFDTAVEEAQRAINSAHVEAESIENGIGVVKLMGRYSGFIAMYATLASRDVDCCLIPESPFYLEGKGGLFEYIEKRLKENGHMVIVIAEGAGQDLLSESLQSMNQQDASGNKQLKDVGLWISERIKSHFGRQQKLAINLKYIDPTYMIRAIPSNAADNVYCTLLAQSAVHGAMAGYTGFICGPVNGRHSYIPFNHITEKQNKVVITDRMWARLLSSTNQPSFLNPKDVTEIQEDEDPPTQMLDGENCKDSKFATKDIPSMS is encoded by the exons atggGCGATTCGAATCCAGCCGGAAACGTGCAGATGAAGGTGGTCAAGGGCGACTTCGGCTACGTTCTCGAAGACGTCCCCCATCTCTCCGATTACTTGTCCGATCTTCCT ACTTATCCCAATCCGTTGCGATTCAATCCTGCTTATTCAGTTGTAAA GCAGTATTTTGTTAACGTGGATGACACCGTTGCTCAAAAG ATTGTTGTTCACACGGATAGTCCGAGAGGGACACACTTCCGGCGGGCAGGACCACGCCAGAAG GTTTATTTCAACCCGGCTGAAGTACATGCTTGTATTGTAACATGTGGTGGTTTGTGCCCGGGGCTCAACACGGTTATCAGGGAAATTGTGTGTGGACTTTATCACATGTATGGTGTCTCGAAAGTACTTGGGATAGAC GGAGGATACAAGGGTTTCTATGCCAGAAACACCGTTACCTTGACACCCAAGGTTGTCAATGACATCCACAAGCGTGGTGGTACCATCATTGGTACGTCGCGAGGAGGACATGATACTGCAAAGATAGTTGACAGCATTCAGGATCGTGGAATTAATCAT GTTTACATAATTGGAGGTGATGGAACTCAAAAAGGAGCAGCTGTCATATATGAG GAAATTAGGCGGCGTGGCCTCAAAGTTTCTGTTGCAGGAATTCCAAAAACCATAGACAATGACATTCCG GTTATAGACAGATCTTTTGGCTTTGATACTGCGGTTGAGGAGGCTCAACGTGCCATTAATTCAGCTCATGTTGAAGCTGAAAGTATTGAGAATGGTATTGGTGTTGTGAAGCTAATGGGACGCTACAGTG GTTTCATAGCTATGTATGCTACACTTGCCAGTCGAGATGTCGACTGTTGTTTGATTCCGGAGTCCCCCTTCTATCTTGAAGGAAAAGGTGGACTTTTTGAGTACATTGAAAAACGACTCAAAGAAAATGGACATATGGTTATTGTGATAGCTGAGGGTGCAGGACAAGATCTTCTGTCAGAGAGCTTGCAATCTATGAACCAGCAGGATGCTTCAGGAAACAAGCAACTTAAAGATGTTGGGTTATGGATTTCTGAGAGGATAAAG AGTCACTTTGGAAGGCAGCAAAAGCTCGCCATTAATCTTAAGTATATAG ATCCTACGTACATGATCCGGGCTATTCCAAGCAATGCAGCCGACAACGTCTACTGCACACTCCTTGCTCAAAGTGCGGTTCATGGAGCAATGGCAGGGTACACGGGCTTTATATGTGGGCCTGTCAATGGAAGGCATTCTTATATTCCTTTCAAT CATATTACAGAGAAGCAGAACAAGGTTGTGATTACTGACAGGATGTGGGCGCGACTCCTTTCTTCAACCAACCAGCCGAGCTTCTTGAACCCCAAAGATGTCACCGAAATCCAAGAAGATGAAGATCCTCCAACCCAGATGCTGGACGGGGAAAACTGTAAAGATAGCAAGTTCGCAACAAAAGACATCCCCAGCATGTCTTGA
- the LOC126604255 gene encoding profilin-3-like — MSWQQYVDDHLMCDIDGNSLTAAAILGQDGSVWAQSATFPAFKPEEIAAILKDFDQPGTLAPTGLFLGGTKYMVIQGEPGAVIRGKKGSGGITIKKTSQALLIGIYDEPLTPGQCNIVVERLGDYLIEQGL, encoded by the exons ATGTCGTGGCAGCAGTACGTCGACGACCACTTGATGTGCGACATCGACGGCAACAGCCTCACCGCCGCCGCTATCCTCGGCCAAGACGGCAGCGTTTGGGCTCAGAGCGCTACTTTCCCCGCG TTTAAGCCTGAGGAGATTGCTGCAATTCTGAAAGATTTCGACCAACCCGGAACGCTTGCCCCAACCGGATTATTCCTTGGCGGGACGAAGTATATGGTGATCCAAGGTGAACCGGGCGCTGTCATTCGAGGAAAGAAG GGTTCGGGTGGAATTACCATTAAGAAGACCAGCCAGGCCCTGTTAATCGGTATATACGATGAGCCTTTGACTCCTGGGCAGTGCAACATAGTTGTGGAGAGGCTGGGCGATTACCTTATCGAGCAGGGTCTCTAA
- the LOC126604254 gene encoding pentatricopeptide repeat-containing protein At3g62890-like, whose translation MRHLYQIQAQLLTNPIPSIDPNIIAVKLIGVAAAHANNRHAALVFNHHLKTPNIFCYNSLLKAFAQNNDWQNTIYFFNRQLGSPDAPDPDEYTFTSVLKACAGIARVVEGEKVHCFVSKYGCESNLFVRNSLTDMYFKVGNFGIAQKLFDDMSVRDVVSWNTLVSGYCSSGQVEKARWVFDGMEEKTLFSWSTMISAYAKAGELEAARRLFDEMPERNVVSWNAMIAGYAQNEKYADAIEMFRQMQQCGVTPNDVTLISVLSACAHLGALDLGKWIDRFIRRNGMELGLFLGNALADMYAKCGCIIEAKRVFNKMHERDVISWSIIITGLAMNGHADEAFGCFDKMIEYEVKPNDITFMGLLTACTHAGLIDKGLEYFDLMAKAYGIIPKVEHYGCVVDLLSRAGRLIEAEDMINTMPMRPNVIVWGALLGGCRIYKDSERGERVVQRILELDSDHSGSYVYLANVYTSMGRLDDAASFRLQMRDKGVSKTPGCSWIEVDNIVHEFFMGDLSHPQMDKIYSMIRELRRKMKLAGYKPKTDLVLHNIDEEEKEDALLVHSERLAIAFGLISTSPGTTIRIVKNLRVCNDCHDATKLISKIVEREIVVRDRSRFHHFKDGKCSCNDYW comes from the coding sequence ATGCGCCACCTCTACCAAATCCAAGCCCAACTCCTCACCAACCCAATCCCCTCCATCGACCCAAACATCATCGCCGTCAAGCTCATCGGCGTCGCCGCCGCCCACGCCAACAACCGCCACGCTGCACTCGTATTCAACCACCACCTCAAAACGCCGAATATTTTCTGCTACAACTCCCTTCTCAAAGCATTCGCCCAAAACAATGACTGGCAGAACACGATATATTTTTTCAATCGGCAATTGGGTTCGCCGGATGCTCCGGACCCGGACGAGTACACCTTCACTTCGGTGCTCAAGGCCTGCGCCGGGATTGCACGAGTGGTGGAGGGCGAGAAAGTTCACTGCTTTGTTTCGAAATACGGGTGTGAATCCAATCTGTTTGTTAGAAATTCGCTTACTGATATGTATTTTAAGGTGGGTAATTTTGGGATTGCCCAGAAGCTGTTTGATGATATGTCTGTGAGAGACGTTGTTTCCTGGAACACTTTGGTTTCTGGGTATTGTTCGAGTGGGCAGGTTGAGAAGGCTAGGTGGGTGTTTGATGGGATGGAAGAGAAGACTTTGTTCTCTTGGTCGACTATGATCAGTGCGTATGCGAAGGCAGGTGAGTTGGAGGCGGCTCGGAGGCTTTTTGATGAGATGCCGGAGAGGAATGTGGTTTCTTGGAATGCAATGATTGCGGGGTATGCACAGAATGAGAAGTATGCTGACGCTATTGAGATGTTTAGGCAAATGCAGCAATGTGGGGTGACGCCAAATGATGTTACGCTGATCAGTGTGCTGTCTGCTTGCGCTCACCTTGGTGCTCTTGACTTGGGGAAGTGGATTGATCGGTTTATAAGACGGAATGGGATGGAATTAGGTCTTTTTTTGGGGAATGCATTGGCGGATATGTATGCGAAGTGCGGCTGCATAATTGAGGCCAAACGGGTTTTTAATAAGATGCATGAGAGAGATGTGATATCTTGGAGCATTATCATCACTGGATTGGCCATGAATGGCCATGCTGATGAAGCTTTCGGGTGTTTCGACAAAATGATTGAGTATGAGGTGAAGCCGAATGACATTACTTTTATGGGATTACTGACAGCATGCACACACGCTGGCTTGATCGATAAGGGGCTTGAGTATTTTGATTTGATGGCCAAAGCATACGGGATCATTCCCAAGGTTGAGCATTATGGATGTGTGGTTGATCTTCTCAGTCGTGCCGGCCGCCTTATTGAAGCAGAGGATATGATCAACACAATGCCGATGCGGCCTAATGTTATAGTCTGGGGAGCATTGCTAGGTGGTTGCCGGATTTATAAAGATAGTGAGAGAGGGGAACGTGTAGTTCAGCGTATTCTTGAACTAGATTCCGATCATTCTGGAAGCTATGTTTATCTCGCTAATGTATATACGTCAATGGGTAGGCTAGACGATGCAGCAAGCTTTAGGCTGCAAATGCGAGATAAAGGCGTATCGAAAACACCTGGATGCAGCTGGATAGAGGTGGACAACATAGTTCATGAGTTCTTCATGGGAGACCTGTCGCATCCTCAGATGGACAAGATATATTCGATGATTAGAGAACTAAGGAGGAAAATGAAGCTAGCTGGGTACAAACCGAAGACGGATTTAGTCCTACATAATATCgatgaagaagagaaagaggaTGCGTTATTGGTTCATAGCGAGAGGCTAGCGATTGCATTCGGGCTGATTAGTACCAGTCCTGGAACCACAATTCGAATCGTGAAGAATTTGCGAGTTTGTAACGACTGCCACGATGCAACGAAACTAATCTCTAAAATTGTTGAGCGAGAGATTGTTGTGCGCGATCGCAGTCGGTTCCACCATTTCAAAGATGGGAAATGCTCTTGCAATGACTACTGGTAG